A region from the Populus trichocarpa isolate Nisqually-1 chromosome 18, P.trichocarpa_v4.1, whole genome shotgun sequence genome encodes:
- the LOC7488953 gene encoding villin-4, with product MAVSMRDLDSAFQGAGQKAGLEIWRIENFRPVPVPKSSHGKFFTGDSYVILQTTALKSGSLRHDIHYWLGKDTSQDEAGAAAIKTVELDAALGGRAVQYREVQGHETEKFLSYFKPCIIPQEGGVASGFKQAEAMEHQTHLFVCRGKHVVHVNEVPFARSSLNHDDIFILDTKSKIFQFNGSNSSIQERAKALEVVQYIKDTYHDGKCEVAAVEDGKLMADAETGEFWGFFGGFAPLPRKTTSDEDKTDVSFPTKLFHVEKGQAEPVEADSLTRELLDTNKCYILDCGIEVFVWMGRNTSLDERKSASGAAEELVRAAERPNSRIARVIEGFETVMFRSKFESWPQTTNVTVSEDGRGKVAALLRRQGVNVNGLLKTAPVKEEPQPYIDVTGNLQVWSVNDQEKILIPAANQSKFYSGGCYIFQYSYPGEDREEYLIGTWFGKKSVEEERASAISLASKMVESLKFLPAQARIFEGNEPIQFFSIFQSFIVFKGGHSSGYKKYIAENELPDETCKEDGVALFRVQGSGPDNMQAIQVEPVASSLNSSYCYILHNDSSVFTWSGNLTTSEDQELIERQLDLIKPNMQSKPQKEGSESEQFWDLLGGKSEYPSQKLAREAESDPHLFSCIFLKGNLKVSEIYNFTQDDLMTEDIFILDTHSEIFVWVGQQVDSKSKLQALSIGEKFLEHDFLLKKSSGETPIYIVMEGSEPPFFTRFFTWDSAKSSMHGNSFQRKLAIVKNGGTPLLDKPKRRTAVSYGGRSSVPDKSQRSRSMSFSPDRVRVRGRSPAFNALAANFENPNARNLSTPPPVVRKVYPKSVSPDSAKLASKSAAIAALTASFEQPPPARQVIMPRSVKVSPETPKSTPESNSKEKPISIRIESLTIQEDVKEGEAEDEEGLPIYPYEGLKVNSPDPVTEIDVTKRETYLSAAEFREKFGMAKDAFYKLPKWKQNKLKMALQLF from the exons ATGGCTGTTTCCATGAGAGATTTAGACTCGGCCTTTCAGGGAGCTGGACAAAAGGC TGGACTTGAAATATGGCGGATTGAAAACTTTCGTCCTGTTCCTGTGCCGAAGTCCTCTCATGGAAAATTTTTTACCGGGGACTCCTATGTAATTTTACAG ACAACTGCACTAAAAAGTGGTTCCTTACGTCATGATATTCATTATTGGCTAGGTAAAGATACCTCTCAG GATGAAGCAGGTGCTGCTGCCATTAAAACAGTTGAACTAGATGCTGCTCTTGGAGGCCGTGCTGTGCAGTATCGTGAAGTGCAGGGACATGAAACTGAGAAGttcttatcttattttaaaCCATGTATTATACCTCAAGAAGGTGGAGTCGCATCTGGATTCAAACAAGCTGAGGCCATGGAACACCAGACACACTTGTTTGTTTGTAGAGGAAAACACGTTGTCCATGTGAACGAG GTTCCTTTTGCTCGATCCTCACTCAACCAcgatgatatttttattcttgatacaAAGTcaaaaatttttcaatttaatggcTCCAACTCATCCATTCAAGAGAGAGCTAAAGCTTTAGAGGTGGTTCAGTACATCAAAGATACTTATCATGATGGAAAATGTGAGGTGGCTGCTGTTG AGGATGGAAAATTGATGGCTGATGCTGAAACTGGAGAGTTCTGGGGTTTCTTTGGTGGCTTTGCTCCACTTCCAAGGAAAACAACTAGTGATGAGGATAAGACTGATGTTTCTTTTCCTACTAAGCTGTTTCA TGTTGAGAAGGGACAGGCAGAACCTGTTGAAGCTGATTCTTTGACAAGGGAGTTGCTGGACACCAATAAGTGTTACATTCTAGATTGTGGAATTGAAGTCTTTGTATGGATGGGGAGAAATACTTCTCTTGACGAAAGGAAAAGTGCCAGCGGAGCAGCGGAA GAGTTAGTCCGTGCTGCTGAACGTCCAAATTCCCGCATTGCTCGTGTAATTGAGGGGTTTGAGACGGTGATGTTTAGATCAAAATTTGAATCGTGGCCTCAGACAACTAACGTGACTGTGTCTGAGGATGGTAGAGGAAAAGTTGCAG CACTTCTAAGACGCCAGGGGGTTAATGTCAATGGTCTGTTGAAAACTGCTCCTGTGAAAGAAGAACCTCAACCATACATTGATGTCACTGGGAATTTGCAG GTTTGGAGTGTGAATGACCAGGAAAAGATTCTCATTCCTGCTGCAAATCAGTCAAAATTTTACAGTGGAGGTTGCTATATTTTTCAGTATTCATATCCAGGAGAAGACAGGGAAGAATATCTTATAGGAACATGGTTTGGGAAGAAGAGTGTTGAG GAGGAAAGAGCTTCTGCTATTTCATTGGCGAGCAAGATGGTTGAATCATTAAAGTTTCTACCTGCCCAG gCTCGCATCTTTGAAGGAAATGAGCCTATCCAGTTCTTTTCAATCTTCCAGAGCTTTATTGTATTTAAG GGTGGTCATAGCTCTGGTTACAAGAAATATATTGCTGAAAATGAACTCCCAGATGAGACATGCAAGGAGGATGGTGTTGCGTtattcagggttcagggttctgGACCTGATAATATGCAGGCTATACAAGTTGAGCCA GTTGCATCATCACTGAATTCCTCCTACTGTTACATATTACATAATGATTCCTCTGTTTTTACGTGGTCTGGAAACCTTACTACTTCAGAGGACCAGGAACTTATTGAAAGGCAGCTGGATTTGATAAAG CCAAATATGCAGTCTAAGCCACAAAAGGAAGGTTCAGAATCTGAACAATTTTGGGATTTGTTAGGAGGTAAATCTGAATATCCCAGTCAAAAACTTGCAAGGGAAGCTGAAAGTGATCCGCACCTATTCTCTTGCATATTTTTGAAAG GAAACCTGAAG GTTTCTGAGATATACAACTTCACCCAGGATGATTTAATGACtgaagatatttttatcttggATACTCACTCTGAGATCTTTGTCTGGGTGGGGCAACAGGTTGACTCCAAAAGCAAACTGCAAGCCTTGAGTATTGGAGAG AAATTTCTTGAGCATGATTTTCTGTTAAAGAAGTCATCCGGTGAAACTCCAATATATATTGTTATGGAAGGGAGTGAGCCACCTTTCTTCACACGCTTCTTCACATGGGATTCTGCAAAATCTTCA ATGCATGGAAACTCATTCCAAAGGAAACTTGCAATTGTAAAAAATGGGGGTACTCCACTTCTAGAT AAACCCAAACGTAGAACAGCCGTATCTTATGGAGGCAGATCTAGTGTACCTGACAAATCACAGCGTTCCAGAAGCATGTCTTTCAGTCCTGACAGAGTTCGAGTTAGGGGAAGGTCTCCAGCTTTCAATGCCCTGGCTGCTAATTTTGAGAACCCTAATGCCAGAAACCTTTCAACTCCACCACCAGTTGTAAGAAAGGTATATCCAAAGTCTGTGAGCCCTGATTCAGCAAAACTGGCTTCCAAATCTGCAGCTATAGCAGCATTGACTGCAAGTTTTGAACAACCGCCACCAGCACGACAAGTAATTATGCCGCGGTCTGTCAAGG TGAGCCCTGAGACTCCAAAATCGACACCTGAGTCAAACTCTAAGGAGAAGCCTATAAGCATCAGAATAGAATCCCTGACCATACAGGAGGATGTGAAAGAGGGTGAAGCTGAAGATGAGGAAGGGCTCCCAATTTATCCATATGAAGGCCTTAAAGTTAACTCGCCAGATCCTGTAACTGAAATTGATGTGACCAAGCGAGAG ACTTACCTCTCAGCAGCAGAATTTAGGGAGAAATTTGGGATGGCAAAGGATGCTTTCTATAAGTTGCCCAAATGGAAACAGAACAAGCTCAAAATGGCCCTTCAATTGTTCTGA
- the LOC7461572 gene encoding putative glucose-6-phosphate 1-epimerase translates to MAGSGSERVAVELCKGINGLDKVVLRGPRGSSAEVYLYGGHVTSWRNDHGEELLFVSSKAIFKPPKAIRGGIPICFPQFGSHGSLEQHGFARNKFWSIDTDPPPFPTNSKSFIDLILKPSEEDTQKWPYSYEFRLRVALGPGGDLMLTSRVRNTNADGKPFTFAFAYHTYFSVSDISEVRVEGLETLDYLDNLQNKQRFTEQGDALTFESEVDKIYLSTPTKIAILDHEKKRTFVLRKDGIPDAVVWNPWDKKAKTMTDFGDDEYMHMLCVEAAAVEKPITLKPGEEWKGRLELSAVPSSYCSGQLDPQKVLQSS, encoded by the exons ATGGCGGGGAGTGGTAGCGAGAGAGTAGCGGTGGAGTTGTGTAAAGGCATCAACGGCCTTGATAAGGTTGTGCTCCGCGGGCCACGTGGCTCTTCTGCTGAG GTGTATTTGTATGGCGGTCATGTGACATCCTGGAGGAATGACCATGGAGAGGAGTTGCTTTTTGTCAGCAGTAAG GCAATATTCAAACCTCCAAAGGCAATTCGAGGCGGTATTCCAATATGCTTTCCTCAA TTCGGAAGTCATGGTTCCCTTGAGCAGCATGGATTTGCCAGGAATAAGTTTTGGAGCATTGACACTGATCCACCTCCATTTCCAACAAATTCAAAGTCCTTTATTGATTTGATCCTTAAGCCGTCTGAAGAGGATACGCAGAAGTGGCCTTACAG TTATGAGTTTCGTTTGAGGGTAGCTTTGGGACCCGGGGGAGATCTGATGCTGACATCTCGCGTTAGGAATACGAATGCTGATGGAAAGCCATTTACATTTGCATTTGCTTATCACACATATTTCTCTGTTTCAGACATCag TGAAGTGCGGGTTGAAGGTTTAGAGACACTGGATTATCTTGACAACTTGCAAAATAAGCAACGTTTTACTGAACAAGGGGATGCATTAACATTTGAATCAGAA GTTGACAAGATATACCTTAGCACTCCTACTAAAATTGCAATTCTGGATCACGAAAAGAAGAGAACCTTTGTACTACGCAAAGATGGAATTCCAGATGCTG TGGTGTGGAATCCATGGGATAAGAAGGCAAAGACTATGACTGATTTTGGAGATGATGAGTACATGCACATGCTCTGTGTGGAAGCTGCTGCTGTTGAAAAACCCATCACACTAAAACCTGGTGAGGAGTGGAAAGGAAGGCTGGAACTTTCTGCGGTTCCTTCCAGCTATTGTAGCGGTCAACTTGATCCTCAGAAAGTTCTTCAGAGCAGCTAA